One part of the Phycisphaeraceae bacterium genome encodes these proteins:
- a CDS encoding peptidase S10 — protein sequence MSTHCVVAQPEPSQNTSETRHHAHEPDTVAQSDSKQGASDKKPDAASGPLASEKVVETHHSITIGTGASARTINYVAQCGYMEMPNYNGEHKSNVFYTAYFVEPDDGTRDSVSWRSNRPITFAFNGGPGSSSVWLHLGALGPRRVVMGDEGERLPPPYVLVDNEASWLDITDLVFIDPVTTGYSRPVEGENAKQFHGLREDSRHVGDFIRLYVTKHNRWPSPKFLAGESYGTTRCAALSGYLQDTYGMDLNGIVLISPILNFQTARFDVGNDTPYWLYLPTYTATAWYHKKIDPDRIRGLDAVLKESEEFASGEYLIALAKGSALTPSEYDNVARKLSSLTGLSVDYIKQCDLRPVIHNFTKELLRDEHRTVGRLDSRYVGTDRNSVGDSPDHDPSMTAILGPYTGALYEYVRTELEYENDLVYEILTGRVHPWSYGSNENSYVNVGETLRSAMTKNSDLKVLACSGYYDLATPYFAMDYTADHMQLDPSIRQNLTRTYYESGHMMYVRIEDLHKLKDDVAAFYQDTLK from the coding sequence ATGAGTACGCACTGTGTGGTAGCGCAACCCGAGCCGAGCCAGAACACATCAGAAACAAGACACCATGCGCATGAGCCGGATACAGTTGCACAGTCCGATTCAAAGCAGGGCGCGTCAGACAAGAAGCCGGATGCTGCGTCCGGCCCGCTCGCAAGCGAGAAGGTCGTTGAAACGCATCATTCAATAACGATTGGGACAGGTGCAAGCGCGCGCACAATCAACTATGTTGCCCAGTGCGGGTACATGGAGATGCCGAACTACAACGGCGAGCACAAGTCCAACGTGTTCTACACCGCGTACTTTGTTGAACCGGATGATGGCACTCGTGACAGTGTCTCGTGGCGTTCGAATCGACCAATTACGTTTGCATTCAACGGCGGCCCAGGGTCGTCGAGTGTGTGGCTGCACCTTGGTGCGCTGGGGCCGCGCCGTGTGGTGATGGGTGACGAGGGAGAACGTCTTCCGCCTCCGTACGTGCTTGTCGATAATGAAGCGTCCTGGCTGGACATCACCGATCTTGTGTTTATTGATCCGGTAACCACTGGATACAGCAGGCCGGTCGAGGGCGAGAATGCAAAGCAGTTTCACGGGTTGCGCGAGGACTCGCGCCACGTGGGCGATTTCATCCGATTGTATGTGACAAAGCACAACCGCTGGCCTTCACCCAAGTTCCTCGCGGGCGAGAGTTACGGCACAACACGGTGTGCAGCGCTCTCCGGATATCTGCAGGACACGTACGGGATGGATCTGAACGGCATCGTGCTGATCTCGCCGATCCTGAACTTCCAGACCGCGCGATTTGATGTGGGCAACGACACGCCGTACTGGCTGTATCTGCCGACATACACGGCAACCGCGTGGTATCACAAGAAGATCGATCCCGATCGCATCCGCGGGCTTGATGCTGTGCTGAAGGAATCAGAGGAGTTCGCGTCTGGCGAGTATCTGATCGCACTGGCGAAGGGCAGCGCACTGACACCGAGTGAGTATGACAACGTCGCGCGCAAGCTCAGCTCACTCACCGGACTCAGTGTTGACTACATCAAGCAGTGTGATCTGCGACCGGTGATCCACAACTTCACGAAGGAACTGCTCCGCGATGAGCACAGAACAGTGGGGCGTCTTGACAGCAGATATGTCGGCACCGATCGCAACAGCGTCGGCGATTCACCCGATCATGATCCCAGCATGACCGCGATTCTGGGGCCATACACCGGCGCACTGTACGAGTACGTGCGAACCGAACTGGAGTACGAGAACGATCTGGTGTATGAGATCCTGACCGGTCGTGTGCATCCGTGGAGCTACGGAAGCAACGAGAACTCGTACGTGAACGTTGGCGAGACACTTCGCAGCGCGATGACGAAGAACTCAGATCTGAAGGTGCTGGCGTGCTCGGGATATTATGATCTCGCGACGCCGTACTTCGCAATGGACTATACAGCAGATCACATGCAGCTTGATCCGTCGATCCGTCAAAATCTGACGCGGACATACTACGAGTCTGGCCATATGATGTACGTGCGCATCGAGGATCTGCACAAACTGAAGGACGACGTTGCTGCGTTCTATCAGGATACATTGAAATAA
- a CDS encoding S8 family serine peptidase: MRRFTCLLLFASITGSCAFADDSFVRLRYATFDPVNGVLPAVDHVLLAPADCSLYLVQLHGVSTEAKRQQIVAAGGEILRFFTDHVHVVSASPEAIARIRQLTDVRWVGQNHPAYRLDDAAMYFATTTTETAAQRWSIEVYRTDSSDALVVRDSIESIGGIAHVPNNVTRRFEATLTPTQLLAVIRLDEVAFIDAWGPGGPDMDIARIVMGSNDVQSGGLDYSGQGVNGQVFDVGLCTTNPEWKLPPVVQSTSPGTNITHGTPVYGIVFAQGLSPMHKGHLPEAQGIFYQYTESSQFGGTTTPLDIAQELVDPAGPYRAVFSTSSVGSSRTTQYTTISAETDDVLFQTDLLTCQALGNSGPVAEGRPQAWAKNIVTAGAFQHNESTDPNTYTASGSSIGPATDGRIKPDLNGFYDSVDTTAGCTGYGVFGGSSAATPMICGPFGVFFQMWHENVWNTGGGASVFDSRPTSSTARAAMISTATRPTTISPSFNRYAQSWGLPSLKRLYDERQKTFIIDGEYPLNEQETLQFGVCATSSTPELRVTLVYLDPPGTVGAAQHRVNDVSLRVFSPSGTVYTGNAGLIGSNFSTASTILNDTDTVENVFIENPEVGEWVIEIIGSEIAVDTDPMTPGTNTRFSLWAVGAFGGGIGCECGYVDCDGSGSVNIFDYICFGNEYAAGNAYADCDGNGTLNVFDYICFGNEYSLSKCR, encoded by the coding sequence ATGAGAAGGTTCACATGCTTACTTTTGTTTGCGTCGATCACTGGTTCGTGCGCATTCGCGGATGATTCCTTTGTTCGCTTGCGTTATGCCACATTCGATCCGGTCAACGGCGTGCTTCCAGCAGTCGATCATGTGTTGCTGGCACCAGCGGACTGTTCACTCTATCTTGTCCAGTTGCATGGTGTTTCGACAGAGGCAAAGCGGCAGCAGATCGTTGCTGCAGGTGGTGAGATACTCAGATTCTTTACCGATCATGTGCATGTCGTCTCGGCATCACCCGAAGCGATTGCACGCATCAGGCAACTGACGGATGTACGCTGGGTCGGACAAAACCATCCTGCATACAGGCTTGATGATGCTGCGATGTACTTTGCAACCACAACAACAGAGACTGCGGCACAGCGATGGTCCATCGAAGTCTATCGAACCGACAGTAGTGATGCGCTCGTTGTCAGAGACTCTATCGAGTCCATTGGTGGTATTGCGCACGTACCGAATAATGTCACCCGGCGATTCGAAGCAACACTCACCCCAACTCAACTGCTTGCTGTTATCCGCTTGGACGAGGTCGCATTTATCGACGCGTGGGGACCAGGCGGACCCGACATGGACATCGCTCGCATCGTCATGGGAAGCAACGATGTGCAGTCCGGCGGGCTCGACTATTCGGGTCAGGGTGTCAATGGGCAGGTGTTTGATGTCGGACTCTGCACAACCAATCCAGAGTGGAAACTCCCGCCAGTTGTCCAGAGCACATCGCCGGGAACCAATATCACCCATGGCACACCTGTGTACGGGATTGTGTTTGCGCAGGGCTTGAGTCCGATGCACAAGGGACATCTGCCTGAGGCGCAGGGCATCTTCTACCAGTACACAGAGTCTTCGCAGTTCGGCGGCACAACAACGCCGCTCGACATCGCGCAGGAACTTGTTGATCCTGCTGGTCCATATCGCGCCGTGTTCTCGACGTCGAGTGTTGGAAGTTCGCGCACAACACAGTACACAACCATCTCCGCAGAAACCGATGACGTGCTTTTCCAGACCGATCTGCTCACGTGCCAGGCGCTTGGAAACTCTGGCCCCGTTGCGGAAGGTCGGCCACAGGCTTGGGCAAAGAACATTGTCACAGCTGGCGCCTTCCAGCATAACGAGAGCACAGATCCAAACACGTACACCGCAAGCGGATCATCTATCGGCCCAGCCACGGACGGCAGAATCAAGCCGGATCTCAACGGGTTTTATGACAGCGTCGACACGACGGCTGGCTGCACCGGGTACGGCGTGTTCGGTGGCTCGTCCGCAGCGACACCCATGATCTGTGGTCCGTTCGGTGTGTTCTTCCAGATGTGGCACGAGAACGTATGGAACACAGGCGGCGGCGCAAGCGTGTTTGATTCACGCCCGACATCATCAACAGCACGTGCAGCAATGATCAGCACCGCGACGCGACCGACCACCATCAGCCCATCGTTCAATCGATATGCGCAGTCATGGGGACTTCCAAGTCTGAAACGTCTCTACGACGAGCGACAGAAGACATTTATCATCGACGGCGAGTATCCGCTCAACGAGCAGGAAACACTCCAGTTTGGTGTGTGTGCAACATCAAGCACACCCGAGCTTCGAGTGACACTTGTCTATCTCGATCCACCCGGCACTGTCGGTGCTGCGCAGCATCGTGTGAACGATGTCTCGTTGCGCGTTTTCTCACCATCAGGCACCGTGTATACGGGCAATGCTGGCCTGATCGGTAGTAACTTCAGCACAGCAAGCACAATATTGAATGACACAGATACGGTCGAGAATGTGTTTATCGAAAACCCGGAAGTTGGCGAGTGGGTGATCGAGATCATCGGGTCAGAGATTGCTGTTGATACTGACCCCATGACACCGGGGACGAACACGAGATTCTCCCTCTGGGCAGTGGGCGCGTTTGGTGGAGGCATCGGGTGCGAGTGTGGATACGTCGATTGCGATGGCAGCGGCAGCGTCAATATCTTCGATTACATCTGCTTCGGGAATGAGTACGCTGCAGGAAACGCGTACGCAGACTGCGATGGCAACGGCACTCTGAATGTCTTTGACTATATCTGCTTCGGAAACGAGTACTCGCTTAGCAAGTGCAGGTAG
- a CDS encoding choice-of-anchor B family protein, translating into MRTHSGFLASAAKPGILLAAATAFAVGVFPIIQDAFAHDEDWRKLVGRDPMYTGPAFINGEYINADGTKAAPPANGNFTDNANVTLLAHLPLNQFSGGSSSGNDCWGYVSPSGREYAIMGLQRGYGFVEITDPSNPVIVGVIPGPSSSWHDIKVIGTHAYGVSEAGSGIQVIDLSNLDSGSVTLVQNKVQSGHSSTHNIVANPDSGYLYLVGANISNGGLVAVDTNADPTNPTIVGSWNTRYCHDAQVVSFTSGPYAGREIAYCCNEDRIDIVDVTNKSNMFTVGSTSYSGASYTHQGWLSEDRTLFYSNDELDEQGGVVNVTTTRIFDVSDITNPTYVGSFTSGETSIDHNNYVHNGYLYQANYTSGLQVFDLCNPTSPVRVANYDTHSSSSFSFNGAWSVYPFFPSGTVIISDINSGLYIFDVNEASAPATTLVTTPTQLSPNTPESVTADVESCGSAVDTVTLNVSIDGGATMQSPMTLVSGNTYEGSIPGAPCYSEVTYWIEATNLAGGSSTSASTTASVFTGINVAFSDNFQTNTGWAEANLGATTGDWERGVPVNDPGWAYDPESDSDGSGSCYLTDNQAGNTDVDDGSVQLTSPTMDMSGANVEFAYDYFLNMTDSSTDRLRVEANNNNGSGAWTVIVDHDSSGGLNWRTHVITADDLTAAGVTPTSTMRFRFTANDSNPQSIVEAGLDAVKVQSVLCESACYADCDGSGSLNVFDYICFGNAYAANDPYADCDNSGGLNVFDYICFGNEYAAGCP; encoded by the coding sequence ATGCGCACTCATTCTGGATTTTTGGCCTCTGCAGCCAAGCCTGGTATTCTGCTCGCGGCGGCGACAGCCTTTGCGGTCGGTGTATTCCCCATCATTCAAGACGCTTTCGCGCACGATGAGGACTGGCGCAAGCTGGTTGGTCGTGACCCGATGTACACTGGGCCTGCGTTTATCAACGGCGAGTACATCAATGCTGATGGCACCAAAGCTGCACCGCCAGCAAATGGTAACTTTACTGATAACGCGAACGTCACGCTGTTGGCACATCTGCCGCTGAATCAGTTCTCTGGCGGCTCGTCGTCGGGCAACGATTGCTGGGGTTATGTGTCGCCTTCAGGTCGCGAGTACGCGATCATGGGGTTGCAGCGCGGCTACGGGTTTGTTGAAATCACTGACCCGTCAAATCCCGTCATTGTGGGTGTCATCCCCGGCCCCTCAAGCAGCTGGCATGACATCAAGGTCATTGGCACACATGCGTATGGTGTCAGTGAAGCAGGCTCAGGCATCCAAGTCATCGACCTGTCAAACCTTGACAGTGGCTCTGTGACACTTGTTCAGAACAAGGTGCAGTCAGGCCATTCCAGCACGCACAACATCGTTGCTAACCCTGACTCCGGTTACCTTTATCTTGTCGGTGCGAACATCTCGAACGGTGGTCTCGTTGCTGTTGATACAAATGCCGATCCCACAAACCCGACAATCGTCGGAAGCTGGAATACACGCTACTGCCATGACGCGCAGGTCGTCAGCTTCACCTCAGGTCCCTACGCAGGTCGTGAAATCGCATACTGCTGCAACGAGGACCGTATTGACATCGTGGACGTGACAAACAAGAGCAACATGTTCACAGTTGGTTCGACAAGCTACTCCGGTGCATCCTACACGCATCAAGGCTGGCTGAGCGAGGATCGCACGTTGTTCTACTCGAACGACGAACTCGACGAACAGGGTGGCGTGGTCAATGTGACAACCACCCGCATCTTTGATGTCTCAGACATCACCAACCCAACGTATGTTGGCTCGTTCACCAGCGGCGAGACCTCGATCGACCACAACAACTACGTCCACAACGGCTATCTCTATCAGGCAAACTACACGTCCGGGCTTCAGGTCTTCGATCTGTGCAATCCGACATCGCCCGTTCGTGTCGCAAACTATGACACGCATTCCAGCAGCAGCTTCTCATTCAACGGCGCATGGAGCGTGTATCCGTTCTTCCCATCCGGCACTGTCATCATCAGTGACATCAACTCCGGTCTCTACATCTTCGATGTGAACGAGGCTTCCGCACCAGCAACAACGCTGGTCACAACACCAACGCAGCTTTCACCAAACACACCAGAGAGTGTGACGGCAGATGTCGAGTCATGCGGCTCGGCCGTTGATACTGTGACTCTGAACGTCAGCATTGATGGCGGCGCAACAATGCAATCGCCCATGACGTTGGTCTCAGGCAACACCTACGAAGGTTCGATACCCGGCGCACCGTGCTACAGCGAAGTGACATACTGGATTGAAGCCACCAATCTCGCTGGCGGTTCGAGCACAAGTGCATCAACCACGGCAAGCGTCTTCACTGGAATCAACGTTGCATTCAGCGATAACTTCCAGACCAACACCGGCTGGGCGGAAGCGAACCTTGGCGCAACAACAGGCGACTGGGAACGCGGCGTTCCTGTCAACGATCCGGGTTGGGCGTACGACCCGGAGTCTGATTCTGATGGCTCAGGTTCCTGCTACCTGACAGACAACCAGGCTGGCAACACCGACGTTGACGATGGCTCAGTGCAGCTCACCTCACCAACCATGGACATGTCCGGTGCCAACGTTGAGTTTGCGTATGATTACTTCCTGAACATGACAGACTCGTCCACCGATCGTCTGCGTGTTGAAGCAAACAACAATAACGGATCTGGTGCATGGACAGTTATCGTTGACCATGATTCCAGTGGTGGACTCAACTGGCGCACCCACGTCATCACAGCAGACGACCTGACTGCTGCCGGCGTGACCCCCACATCAACAATGCGTTTCCGCTTCACCGCGAACGACAGCAACCCGCAGTCGATCGTCGAAGCAGGCCTTGACGCAGTCAAGGTTCAGAGCGTTCTCTGCGAATCGGCGTGCTATGCCGACTGCGATGGCAGTGGTTCGCTGAATGTGTTTGATTACATCTGTTTCGGCAACGCATATGCAGCAAATGATCCATATGCAGACTGCGACAACAGTGGTGGTTTGAATGTCTTCGATTACATCTGCTTCGGCAACGAATATGCTGCAGGCTGCCCGTAA
- a CDS encoding homogentisate 1,2-dioxygenase, whose amino-acid sequence MAYYTKMGHLPKKRHVQFRRPDGALYSEELFGTEGFVGPTSTMYHIHPPTQVSGWETMYGTKPEYVEMDTMRMRHLKTAPMKPHGDAVTGRVVLFGNADVEMSACVPADQMTYHFKNGQGDECFFVHYGSGTLRSFMGTLKFGPKDYIVVPKGIIYTMQWDERPDDGSDNEKFGGHTKTDMPFGKFVLFETCNTSHIGPPPRYVSKANGQFLEHSPYCERDLVLPFADKDNPLYTDELGEFEVRIKARDCVHKYIYPYHPCDIVGWDGCYYPYTFNIDDFAPIVGKLHMPPPIHQTFEAHNFVICSFCPRVLDFHPQAIPVPYNHSNLDSDEILYYVEGNYKARRGIEVGSISVHPQGIPHGPHPGTVEASLGATHTNELAVMCDTFRPMFPTKAALALDDPHYPASWKDVPAPNAPSLNGTSTNGQSTRSHPLPFKVADTWA is encoded by the coding sequence ATGGCATACTACACGAAAATGGGCCATCTGCCGAAGAAACGCCACGTCCAGTTCCGCAGACCAGACGGTGCCCTGTACTCTGAAGAACTCTTCGGCACAGAGGGGTTTGTCGGTCCAACCTCCACCATGTACCACATCCATCCGCCGACCCAGGTCTCGGGCTGGGAGACGATGTACGGCACGAAGCCCGAGTACGTCGAGATGGACACCATGCGCATGCGCCATCTCAAGACCGCCCCGATGAAACCCCATGGCGATGCTGTCACCGGGCGCGTCGTCCTGTTTGGCAACGCAGACGTCGAGATGTCAGCCTGCGTCCCGGCCGACCAGATGACCTACCACTTCAAGAACGGTCAGGGCGACGAGTGCTTCTTCGTCCACTACGGCTCGGGCACGCTCCGCTCGTTCATGGGCACGCTGAAGTTCGGCCCAAAGGACTACATCGTCGTCCCCAAGGGCATCATCTACACAATGCAATGGGATGAACGCCCCGACGACGGCTCGGACAATGAGAAGTTCGGCGGCCACACAAAGACAGACATGCCATTCGGAAAGTTTGTGCTGTTCGAGACATGCAACACGTCGCACATCGGTCCGCCGCCGCGTTATGTGTCTAAAGCAAACGGGCAGTTCCTTGAGCACTCGCCCTACTGCGAGCGTGATCTGGTGCTCCCGTTTGCTGACAAGGACAACCCGCTCTACACCGATGAACTCGGCGAGTTCGAGGTGCGCATCAAGGCACGCGACTGCGTCCATAAGTACATCTATCCGTACCATCCGTGCGACATCGTCGGCTGGGACGGCTGCTACTACCCGTACACGTTCAACATCGACGACTTCGCGCCGATCGTGGGCAAGCTGCACATGCCGCCGCCGATCCACCAGACGTTCGAGGCGCACAACTTCGTCATCTGCTCCTTCTGCCCGCGCGTACTCGACTTCCATCCGCAGGCGATCCCCGTCCCGTACAACCATTCCAATCTCGACTCCGACGAGATCCTGTACTACGTCGAGGGCAACTACAAAGCCCGGCGCGGCATCGAGGTCGGGTCCATCTCCGTCCATCCACAGGGCATCCCGCACGGCCCGCATCCAGGCACCGTCGAGGCATCGCTCGGCGCAACGCATACCAACGAACTCGCGGTGATGTGCGACACGTTCCGCCCGATGTTCCCAACCAAGGCAGCACTCGCGCTCGACGACCCCCACTACCCAGCGTCGTGGAAGGATGTTCCTGCGCCCAACGCGCCAAGCCTCAACGGCACATCAACGAACGGCCAAAGCACGCGCTCGCATCCACTGCCGTTCAAGGTAGCGGACACGTGGGCGTGA
- a CDS encoding DMT family transporter, whose translation MPTDQARTPRVGQSHSAMAAEPNAWQKIDGTVTILVTLIGWSSVPLFLKFFADKHIDFWTSNGWRYGFSALLWLPVIVIGLTNRTLPKRVWKLALIPAMINAGSQILFTWAHYKISPGLLTFGLRSNIVFAAIGAAIFFAAERKVIGIPEYLLGILLVILGTTGTVVLGSEPLVGATLGGVLLAVGAGAGFAAYALSVRHFMQGINAIRSFSVISLYTAAVMVTLMVVFGEQQGMSAINKLSASQFVWLLVSAVIGIALGHVFYYHSINRLGLAISSGVVQLQPVFVSIASFYFYGEVLSMEQWQAGLISVFGAVLVLWCKQLTRRRDPWKMHGIASSTSARATTVSDEAVMIEITETVTDACAETAAS comes from the coding sequence ATGCCGACCGATCAGGCAAGGACACCTCGTGTCGGTCAGAGCCATTCCGCGATGGCGGCTGAGCCAAACGCATGGCAGAAGATTGACGGAACAGTCACGATTCTCGTGACGCTCATTGGCTGGTCTAGTGTGCCGTTGTTCCTCAAGTTCTTTGCAGACAAGCACATCGATTTCTGGACGAGCAATGGATGGCGGTATGGGTTTTCAGCGCTGCTCTGGTTGCCAGTTATTGTGATCGGTCTGACAAACAGGACACTTCCCAAGCGGGTGTGGAAGTTGGCTCTCATTCCAGCGATGATCAATGCTGGCTCGCAGATCCTCTTTACATGGGCACATTACAAAATCAGCCCTGGACTTTTGACCTTTGGTTTGCGATCAAACATCGTGTTTGCTGCGATCGGTGCAGCCATCTTTTTCGCCGCTGAGCGCAAGGTCATCGGGATCCCTGAGTATCTGCTCGGTATCCTGCTCGTGATCCTCGGTACAACGGGGACGGTTGTGCTCGGGAGTGAGCCGCTTGTCGGCGCAACGCTTGGTGGAGTGTTACTCGCTGTGGGTGCGGGCGCGGGCTTTGCAGCGTACGCGTTGAGTGTGCGCCATTTCATGCAGGGCATCAACGCGATCCGTTCGTTCTCGGTGATCAGCCTGTACACCGCTGCCGTCATGGTCACCCTTATGGTGGTGTTCGGCGAGCAGCAGGGGATGTCCGCAATCAACAAGTTGAGCGCGTCGCAGTTTGTCTGGCTGCTCGTGTCAGCTGTCATCGGGATTGCACTTGGGCACGTGTTCTACTACCACTCGATCAATCGGCTTGGGCTTGCGATCTCTTCGGGTGTTGTGCAACTCCAACCTGTGTTCGTGTCGATCGCTTCGTTTTACTTCTATGGCGAAGTGCTGAGCATGGAGCAGTGGCAAGCGGGGTTGATCTCGGTCTTTGGTGCAGTGCTTGTGCTCTGGTGCAAGCAGCTAACGCGCCGGCGTGATCCGTGGAAGATGCATGGCATTGCATCATCGACATCCGCACGCGCTACAACTGTGAGCGATGAAGCAGTCATGATCGAGATCACAGAAACCGTGACAGACGCGTGTGCTGAAACAGCTGCATCATGA
- a CDS encoding adenosylhomocysteinase → MATATAPEATPQAAQIGSVDFRVRDLNLASWGRNEIRLAEHEMPGLMALRAKYGKDQPLKGLKVAGSLHMTIQTAVLIETLTALGANVRWCSCNIFSTQDHAAAAVVVGRSETGGTPENPKGTSVFAWKGENLEEYWWCTNQMLTWPDGSGPDLLVDDGGDATLLLHKGYQFEKAGSVPAFDANNDSEEWGVILDLIRDLQKTEPGKWTKVSPKVKGVSEETTTGVHRMYQMAEKGELLFPCINVNDSVTKSKFDNIYGCRHSLIDGLNRATDTMLSGKVAVVCGYGDVGKGCVQSLRGQGCRVIVTEIDPICALQAAMEGIEVKTLDDVVEWADIFVTTTGNKDIITADHMQKMKNKAIIGNIGHFDNEIDMAGLKKIPGSKKVNIKPQFDEWELPSGKSILVLAEGRLLNLGCATGHPSFVMSASFTNQVIAQIELAKECVHSNGKYENKVYVLPKILDEEVARLHLQHLGVKLTKLTQSQADYLGIPVEGPYKPNHYRY, encoded by the coding sequence ATGGCGACAGCAACCGCACCAGAAGCAACACCACAGGCAGCGCAGATCGGCTCAGTCGATTTCCGCGTTCGCGATCTCAACCTCGCCTCATGGGGCAGGAACGAAATCCGTCTCGCAGAACACGAGATGCCGGGACTGATGGCACTTCGCGCAAAGTACGGCAAGGACCAACCGCTCAAGGGTTTGAAGGTTGCAGGTTCACTGCACATGACCATCCAGACAGCGGTCCTGATCGAAACACTCACCGCACTCGGCGCAAACGTCCGCTGGTGCTCGTGCAACATCTTCTCGACGCAGGACCACGCTGCTGCAGCAGTCGTTGTTGGTCGTTCCGAGACCGGCGGCACGCCTGAGAATCCCAAGGGCACATCCGTCTTCGCGTGGAAGGGTGAGAATCTGGAAGAGTACTGGTGGTGCACTAACCAGATGCTGACATGGCCTGATGGCTCGGGTCCTGATCTGCTCGTTGACGACGGTGGTGACGCGACACTGCTCCTCCACAAGGGGTACCAGTTCGAAAAGGCTGGCTCCGTCCCGGCGTTTGATGCGAACAACGACTCCGAAGAATGGGGTGTCATCCTTGATCTCATCCGTGATCTCCAGAAAACCGAGCCGGGCAAGTGGACGAAGGTCTCGCCCAAGGTCAAGGGTGTCAGCGAAGAGACCACAACAGGCGTGCATCGCATGTACCAGATGGCGGAGAAGGGCGAGCTGCTCTTCCCGTGCATCAACGTGAACGATTCGGTCACGAAGTCAAAGTTCGACAATATCTACGGCTGCCGTCACTCGCTCATCGATGGTCTCAACCGTGCAACGGACACCATGCTCTCGGGCAAGGTCGCGGTCGTGTGCGGATACGGCGATGTCGGCAAGGGATGCGTGCAATCGCTCCGCGGACAGGGCTGCCGTGTGATCGTTACGGAGATTGACCCAATCTGCGCACTGCAGGCAGCGATGGAAGGCATCGAGGTCAAGACACTCGATGATGTTGTCGAGTGGGCTGACATCTTCGTCACCACCACCGGCAACAAGGACATCATCACTGCTGATCACATGCAGAAGATGAAGAACAAGGCGATCATCGGGAACATCGGCCACTTCGACAACGAGATCGACATGGCTGGCCTGAAGAAGATCCCCGGCTCAAAGAAGGTCAATATCAAGCCGCAGTTCGACGAGTGGGAACTGCCCAGCGGCAAGAGCATCCTCGTGCTCGCCGAGGGCCGACTGCTCAACCTCGGCTGCGCAACAGGCCATCCGAGCTTTGTGATGAGCGCATCCTTCACGAATCAGGTCATCGCGCAGATTGAACTGGCGAAGGAGTGCGTCCACTCAAACGGCAAGTACGAGAACAAGGTCTACGTGCTACCGAAGATCCTCGACGAAGAGGTCGCACGTCTGCATCTGCAGCATCTTGGTGTGAAGCTGACCAAGCTCACACAATCGCAGGCTGATTACCTCGGCATTCCTGTCGAGGGGCCGTACAAGCCGAACCACTACCGCTACTAA
- a CDS encoding FRG domain-containing protein, translated as MSESCKQEYPTNWEELTELLWNFHRSGFGEDPSIYAFRGESEEFPSCYPNIDRLFHPDDDDFKPRLNDETFLQKRLETERRLVNLFYRKATLLLSLGEQRMVSQLGFDCQAVMRHFGAPTRLLDWTHSPWVALYFACECADRKDTKCARIRVFDYKQLEKQMEDNYGDAIRSLSTIERRADGRAIATFYSSLIESCDLKNIGNWVCGSDIQGPMFPRLVAQQGIFTFASKPFIDHWKTICDMLKDIKDATTEILIPPDLKQEVIRRLVTMGIDGFSIFPDIEGVARSLINDVRSRVT; from the coding sequence ATGAGCGAGTCGTGTAAACAGGAGTACCCAACGAACTGGGAAGAGTTAACCGAACTTCTTTGGAATTTTCATCGAAGTGGCTTCGGGGAAGACCCATCAATCTATGCATTTCGGGGCGAATCGGAGGAGTTTCCATCATGCTATCCAAATATCGATCGTCTGTTTCACCCCGATGATGATGATTTCAAGCCTAGATTGAATGATGAGACATTTCTTCAAAAGCGACTTGAGACGGAAAGACGACTTGTCAATCTTTTCTATCGAAAAGCAACGTTGCTACTTTCACTAGGTGAACAAAGGATGGTTTCGCAACTCGGCTTCGACTGCCAGGCAGTTATGCGGCACTTTGGCGCTCCCACACGACTCCTTGATTGGACGCATTCACCTTGGGTAGCTTTGTACTTTGCTTGCGAGTGTGCTGACCGCAAAGACACAAAATGTGCCAGAATACGCGTTTTCGATTACAAGCAGCTAGAAAAACAGATGGAGGATAATTATGGAGATGCAATTAGATCTCTCAGTACCATTGAACGTCGCGCTGATGGTCGGGCAATTGCAACTTTTTATAGCTCCTTAATCGAGTCCTGCGATCTGAAGAATATCGGTAACTGGGTCTGTGGTTCCGACATTCAAGGCCCTATGTTTCCGCGACTAGTAGCCCAGCAAGGTATTTTTACCTTTGCCTCAAAGCCGTTTATTGATCACTGGAAAACGATTTGCGATATGTTGAAAGACATTAAGGATGCAACCACTGAAATTCTGATCCCACCTGATCTCAAGCAAGAAGTGATTCGACGATTGGTGACGATGGGCATAGATGGATTCAGCATCTTTCCTGACATTGAAGGAGTTGCAAGAAGCCTCATTAACGATGTCCGATCGAGAGTAACCTAA